A single window of Gossypium hirsutum isolate 1008001.06 chromosome A10, Gossypium_hirsutum_v2.1, whole genome shotgun sequence DNA harbors:
- the LOC107937170 gene encoding amino acid transporter AVT1C isoform X1: MKNSVSDQSFYIESEDDEEVEKLEYDRNEEDEGNEEFYASFSSQRKNSSYATQWPQSYRQSIDLYSSVPSPTIGFLGTPTLSRLGSSFLSSSLTRRFTPESLNAPVKKPLLPPSVDDEIQPHKRTYSLATPAPSRKPSVRFDEKVQVDHGHGIPLGRQSSYGQAVVNGINVLCGVGILSTPYAAKEGGWLGLIILLTFAVLSFYTGLLLRQCLDSSPELETYPDIGQAAFGSTGRIALSIILYVELYASCVDYIILEGDNLSSLFPNAHINLGGFDLNSRRLFSLMTTLAVLPTVWLRDLSVLSYISAGGVVASFLVVLCLFWVGLVDQVGFQNKGTVLNLSTLPVAVGLYGFCYSGHAVFPNIYTSMAEPRKFSSVLLSCFGICSLLYAGTAVMGYKMFGEATESQFTLNMPKDLVASKIAVWATIVNPFTKYALTLSPVAMSLEELLPPRHLKSHVYPMLIRTALVVSTLLVGLSVPFFGLVLSLIGSLLTMLVTLILPPACYLSILRGKVGCIQATICIIIIAVGAVSSAFGTYSALTKIIQNLSS; encoded by the exons ATGAAGAACTCGGTTTCTGATCAGAGTTTCTACATCGAGAGCGAAGACGATGAAGAAGTTGAGAAATTAGAATATGAtagaaatgaagaagatgagggAAATGAAGAATTTTATGCTTCTTTTTCTTCCCAAAGAAAAAACAGTTCTTATGCCACTCAATGGCCTCAAAGTTACAG GCAGTCTATTGATTTGTATAGTAGTGTACCATCCCCGACCATCGGATTCTTGGGCACTCCTACACTATCAAGACTAGGAAGTTCGTTTCTTTCATCATCGTTAACCCGGAGATTCACTCCGGAATCACTTAATGCGCCAGTAAAGAAACCGTTGCTACCACCATCAGTAGATGATGAAATACAGCCGCATAAACGTACGTACTCTTTGGCAACTCCGGCACCGTCGAGGAAACCGTCTGTAAGATTTGATGAGAAAGTACAGGTCGACCATGGTCACGGAATTCCCCTTGGTCGCCAGAGTTCATATGGTCAAGCTGTGGTAAATG gGATTAATGTGCTATGTGGAGTTGGAATCCTTTCTACCCCATATGCTGCCAAGGAAGGAGGATGGTTAGGGctaataatattattaacttttgCAGTGCTTTCTTTTTACACTGGCCTCCTTTTGCGCCAGTGTCTGGATAGCTCACCTGAGCTTGAAACTTACCCTGATATTGGTCAAGCTGCATTTGGTTCCACCGGTAGAATCGCCCTTTCA ATAATTTTGTACGTGGAGTTATAC GCTTCTTGTGTTGACTATATAATTCTAGAGGGTGATAACTTGTCATCCTTATTCCCAAATGCACACATTAATTTGGGCGGATTCGATTTGAACTCGCGTCGTCTCTTCTCGTTGATGACAACCCTTGCTGTTCTTCCCACTGTTTGGCTCAGAGACCTCAGTGTCCTTAGTTATATCTCTG CTGGTGGAGTTGTTGCATCATTCTTGGTAGTGTTGTGCTTGTTTTGGGTTGGATTGGTAGATCAAGTTGGGTTTCAGAACAAAGGGACAGTATTGAATCTTTCTACACTTCCAGTTGCTGTTGGACTTTATGGTTTCTGCTACTCAGGCCATGCTGTTTTCCCGAATATATATACTTCAATGGCAGAACCAAGAAAATTCTCTTCAGTTCTCTTATCATG TTTCGGAATCTGTTCTTTGTTGTATGCTGGAACAGCAGTTATGGGGTACAAAATGTTTGGAGAAGCAACAGAATCACAGTTTACACTTAACATGCCTAAAGACCTGGTTGCTTCAAAGATTGCTGTGTGGGCTACG ATTGTCAACCCATTTACCAA ATATGCATTAACCTTGTCTCCAGTGGCAATGAGTCTTGAGGAATTATTACCACCACGCCATCTCAAGTCTCACGTGTACCCTATGTTAATTAGAACAGCACTGGTGGTCTCAACCTTGCTTGTAGGTCTCAGCGTTCCCTTCTTCG GCTTGGTGTTGTCATTGATAGGATCTTTACTCACAATGCTTGTT ACCTTGATACTTCCTCCTGCTTGTTATTTAAGCATATTGAGGGGTAAAGTAGGCTGTATCCAG gcTACAATCTGTATTATAATTATTGCAGTGGGAGCAGTTTCATCAGCCTTTGGAACATACTCAGCACTCACCAAGATTATTCAGAATTTGAGTagctga
- the LOC107937170 gene encoding amino acid transporter AVT1C isoform X2, giving the protein MIEMKKMREMKNFMLLFLPKEKTVLMPLNGLKVTDFLFRQSIDLYSSVPSPTIGFLGTPTLSRLGSSFLSSSLTRRFTPESLNAPVKKPLLPPSVDDEIQPHKRTYSLATPAPSRKPSVRFDEKVQVDHGHGIPLGRQSSYGQAVVNGINVLCGVGILSTPYAAKEGGWLGLIILLTFAVLSFYTGLLLRQCLDSSPELETYPDIGQAAFGSTGRIALSIILYVELYASCVDYIILEGDNLSSLFPNAHINLGGFDLNSRRLFSLMTTLAVLPTVWLRDLSVLSYISAGGVVASFLVVLCLFWVGLVDQVGFQNKGTVLNLSTLPVAVGLYGFCYSGHAVFPNIYTSMAEPRKFSSVLLSCFGICSLLYAGTAVMGYKMFGEATESQFTLNMPKDLVASKIAVWATIVNPFTKYALTLSPVAMSLEELLPPRHLKSHVYPMLIRTALVVSTLLVGLSVPFFGLVLSLIGSLLTMLVTLILPPACYLSILRGKVGCIQATICIIIIAVGAVSSAFGTYSALTKIIQNLSS; this is encoded by the exons ATGAtagaaatgaagaagatgagggAAATGAAGAATTTTATGCTTCTTTTTCTTCCCAAAGAAAAAACAGTTCTTATGCCACTCAATGGCCTCAAAGTTACAG ATTTTCTTTTCAGGCAGTCTATTGATTTGTATAGTAGTGTACCATCCCCGACCATCGGATTCTTGGGCACTCCTACACTATCAAGACTAGGAAGTTCGTTTCTTTCATCATCGTTAACCCGGAGATTCACTCCGGAATCACTTAATGCGCCAGTAAAGAAACCGTTGCTACCACCATCAGTAGATGATGAAATACAGCCGCATAAACGTACGTACTCTTTGGCAACTCCGGCACCGTCGAGGAAACCGTCTGTAAGATTTGATGAGAAAGTACAGGTCGACCATGGTCACGGAATTCCCCTTGGTCGCCAGAGTTCATATGGTCAAGCTGTGGTAAATG gGATTAATGTGCTATGTGGAGTTGGAATCCTTTCTACCCCATATGCTGCCAAGGAAGGAGGATGGTTAGGGctaataatattattaacttttgCAGTGCTTTCTTTTTACACTGGCCTCCTTTTGCGCCAGTGTCTGGATAGCTCACCTGAGCTTGAAACTTACCCTGATATTGGTCAAGCTGCATTTGGTTCCACCGGTAGAATCGCCCTTTCA ATAATTTTGTACGTGGAGTTATAC GCTTCTTGTGTTGACTATATAATTCTAGAGGGTGATAACTTGTCATCCTTATTCCCAAATGCACACATTAATTTGGGCGGATTCGATTTGAACTCGCGTCGTCTCTTCTCGTTGATGACAACCCTTGCTGTTCTTCCCACTGTTTGGCTCAGAGACCTCAGTGTCCTTAGTTATATCTCTG CTGGTGGAGTTGTTGCATCATTCTTGGTAGTGTTGTGCTTGTTTTGGGTTGGATTGGTAGATCAAGTTGGGTTTCAGAACAAAGGGACAGTATTGAATCTTTCTACACTTCCAGTTGCTGTTGGACTTTATGGTTTCTGCTACTCAGGCCATGCTGTTTTCCCGAATATATATACTTCAATGGCAGAACCAAGAAAATTCTCTTCAGTTCTCTTATCATG TTTCGGAATCTGTTCTTTGTTGTATGCTGGAACAGCAGTTATGGGGTACAAAATGTTTGGAGAAGCAACAGAATCACAGTTTACACTTAACATGCCTAAAGACCTGGTTGCTTCAAAGATTGCTGTGTGGGCTACG ATTGTCAACCCATTTACCAA ATATGCATTAACCTTGTCTCCAGTGGCAATGAGTCTTGAGGAATTATTACCACCACGCCATCTCAAGTCTCACGTGTACCCTATGTTAATTAGAACAGCACTGGTGGTCTCAACCTTGCTTGTAGGTCTCAGCGTTCCCTTCTTCG GCTTGGTGTTGTCATTGATAGGATCTTTACTCACAATGCTTGTT ACCTTGATACTTCCTCCTGCTTGTTATTTAAGCATATTGAGGGGTAAAGTAGGCTGTATCCAG gcTACAATCTGTATTATAATTATTGCAGTGGGAGCAGTTTCATCAGCCTTTGGAACATACTCAGCACTCACCAAGATTATTCAGAATTTGAGTagctga
- the LOC107937171 gene encoding serine/threonine-protein kinase PCRK1, which translates to MKCFHFSGNEKNDEPKTTKSISVRSSESVSISTDHDMRRSGSEFNSQNVSDFSTESSTKNSFAALSQRQSNLREFTFLELKAATKNFSRSLMIGEGGFGGVYRGVIRISDDYHKKLDIAVKQLSRRGLQGHKEWVTEVNVLGVVEHQNLVKLVGYCAEDDERGIQRLLIYEYMPNRSVQDHLSSRFQATLPWATRIKIAQDAARGLTYLHEGMDFQIIFRDFKSSNILLDEHWNAKLSDFGLARLGPSDGLSHVSTAVVGTIGYAAPEYIQTGRLTAKSDVWSYGVFLYELITGRRPLDRNRPKSEQKLLEWVRPHLSDMKKFRLILDPRLEGKYSLKSARKLAAVANKCLVRQAKQRPKMSEVLQMLDEIVETADMLSPQPATKSSIPKHVSELSKRERLKRRFIDLINSDKRCFVWRTWRPKIVRTT; encoded by the exons ATGAAGTGTTTTCATTTCTCTGGTAATGAGAAGAATGATGAACCGAAAACTACAAAGTCTATTTCGGTTCGATCCTCTGAATCTGTTTCGATATCGACGGATCATGATATGAGGAGATCAGGGTCTGAGTTTAATTCTCAGAATGTCTCGGATTTTAGCACCGAATCCTCGACGAAGAACTCGTTTGCTGCTTTGTCTCAAAGGCAAAGTAATCTCAGAGAGTTTACATTCTTGGAATTGAAGGCTGCAACAAAGAATTTCAGCCGGTCCTTGATGATAGGAGAAGGCGGATTTGGCGGTGTGTATCGAGGTGTAATCCGCATCTCTGATGATTACCACAAGAAACTCGATATTGCTGTTAAACAACTCAGCAGAAGAGGATTGCAG GGGCACAAAGAATGGGTGACAGAAGTTAATGTTTTAGGGGTAGTCGAACACCAAAACCTTGTCAAACTGGTGGGTTACTGTGCTGAGGATGATGAAAGAGGGATACAGAGGCTACTGATATACGAATACATGCCGAACCGGAGCGTGCAGGATCACTTGTCAAGTCGATTTCAAGCAACTCTTCCTTGGGCCACAAGAATAAAAATTGCCCAGGATGCCGCTCGTGGCTTAACATACCTCCATGAAGGAATGGATTTTCAG ATTATCTTCAGAGATTTCAAGTCTTCAAACATACTGTTGGATGAGCATTGGAACGCAAAGCTCTCGGATTTTGGGTTGGCCAGGCTAGGGCCTTCTGATGGATTAAGCCATGTTTCGACTGCG GTTGTAGGAACCATTGGATATGCAGCTCCTGAATACATTCAAACCGGGCGCCTCACGGCAAAAAGTGATGTGTGGAGCTATGGAGTTTTTCTTTACGAGCTCATAACAGGTAGGCGTCCCTTGGATCGGAATCGTCCCAAGTCTGAACAAAAACTCTTGGAATGGGTCAGGCCACACCTCTCCGATATGAAGAAGTTCAGGCTGATCTTGGACCCGAGGCTCGAAGGCAAGTATTCCCTCAAGTCTGCTCGTAAACTCGCAGCGGTAGCCAATAAATGCTTGGTTCGGCAGGCTAAACAACGCCCAAAAATGAGTGAAGTTCTACAGATGTTGGATGAAATTGTGGAAACTGCAGATATGCTAAGCCCTCAACCCGCTACGAAGAGTTCAATTCCAAAACATGTTTCAGAACTATCAAAAAGAGAGCGATTGAAAAGAAGGTTCATTGATCTGATAAACAGCGACAAAAGATGTTTCGTTTGGCGAACATGGAGACCGAAGATTGTGAGAACTACATAA